From Halotia branconii CENA392, the proteins below share one genomic window:
- a CDS encoding glycosyltransferase family 4 protein, with amino-acid sequence MKIAFFDYPWTLAEPPTVGSLCLYSYQMGRYLARSNEVVFYGSKAPHHQELENYEEGIFYRRIPKSFINQLLEPLNLLDNWQISNPKRPFFASKLYYLGYYLQIARDIQSQQCDVIHIHLVSQFVPLIRAFNPQAKIVLHMNTEWLTQLDSVMIERQIEQVDLVIGCSDYVTNKIHKTFPNIPCKTIFNGVDVNIFSPKNEYSKITAKKIKQLIFVGRISPEKGVHILLKAFNQVILKYPHVQLKIIGPENAVLPWEMMNKEDPNVVKLAPFYKENYGSQLRNIISPNAANSVFFVGTVENFKLIEFYEQSDIFIFPSVWNEPFGIPIIEAMAMQLPVIATYSGAFPEIVEQGTTGLLVERSNADALAEAILCLLENENLSKAMGKAGRQRAVEKFSWDCLSESLLDQYKQICENTID; translated from the coding sequence ATGAAAATTGCCTTTTTCGATTATCCTTGGACCCTTGCAGAACCACCTACTGTTGGATCGCTATGTCTATATTCTTACCAAATGGGGCGTTATTTAGCTCGTTCTAATGAAGTTGTTTTCTATGGTTCAAAAGCTCCACATCATCAAGAATTAGAAAACTACGAAGAAGGAATTTTTTATCGAAGAATCCCAAAAAGCTTTATCAATCAGCTATTAGAACCATTGAATTTACTTGATAATTGGCAAATATCGAATCCTAAACGTCCCTTTTTTGCTTCTAAATTATATTATTTAGGATATTATTTGCAAATTGCTAGAGATATACAGTCACAGCAATGTGATGTTATCCATATACACCTTGTTTCTCAATTTGTGCCTCTCATACGAGCATTTAATCCTCAAGCCAAAATTGTTTTACACATGAATACTGAGTGGTTGACACAGCTTGATTCTGTGATGATTGAACGACAAATTGAGCAAGTCGATTTAGTTATTGGATGTAGCGATTACGTTACTAATAAAATACATAAAACTTTTCCCAATATTCCATGTAAAACTATTTTTAATGGTGTAGATGTTAATATATTTTCACCTAAAAATGAATATAGTAAAATAACAGCAAAGAAAATTAAACAATTAATATTTGTTGGTAGAATATCTCCAGAAAAAGGAGTACATATTTTATTAAAAGCATTTAATCAAGTGATATTAAAGTATCCTCATGTGCAATTGAAAATAATAGGGCCAGAAAATGCTGTATTACCTTGGGAAATGATGAATAAAGAAGATCCCAATGTAGTAAAACTAGCTCCTTTTTACAAAGAAAACTATGGTTCGCAACTACGGAATATAATTTCTCCAAATGCTGCTAATTCTGTATTTTTTGTAGGAACAGTCGAAAACTTTAAGTTAATTGAATTTTATGAACAAAGCGATATTTTTATCTTCCCATCAGTTTGGAACGAGCCATTCGGAATACCAATTATTGAAGCAATGGCTATGCAATTGCCCGTCATTGCTACTTATAGTGGTGCTTTTCCAGAAATTGTGGAGCAAGGAACGACAGGTTTATTAGTGGAGAGAAGCAATGCTGATGCTCTAGCTGAGGCAATTCTGTGCTTACTCGAAAATGAGAATCTCAGCAAAGCAATGGGAAAAGCTGGACGACAACGGGCAGTTGAAAAGTTTTCTTGGGATTGCTTGAGTGAAAGCCTATTGGATCAGTATAAACAAATTTGTGAGAACACTATTGATTGA